One window from the genome of Anopheles coluzzii chromosome X, AcolN3, whole genome shotgun sequence encodes:
- the LOC120951364 gene encoding uncharacterized protein LOC120951364, protein MVAPADLERRDAIPVLYTRGTHYSVGFDVGRTFASIIHSFLEKSVTLNETYLPLFNTENGRKIYVDTYESVNKSFPQYIRELQGIADGAKVEFHKLFLLHIDDVITGGQDGNNQPIGCSTICVNEPDCVVLGHTEDALSEVLNHFYFVSAHIISESPEGKHKVVEERFTSLCYAGHLPGYTMNANHHGLVFSINTLSAKTLVGGKTPRHFITRALLAAENFVQAQEILRDHGVGAADGCSINMTFLRQEGDRLFHNAEMGPATNGDESQLNILTASPGEHIIHVNSYQRLPVPEVSGLIIESSIERMKTFAKYAPPKTVADVVRMLSDVTASEHKVFRDHGKNQKVKTICVGIIDCIKRTWTLYAENPAYVPPLVVLPLVLKD, encoded by the exons ATGGTAGCGCCAGCCGATCTAGAGCGCCGGGATGCCATCCCGGTGCTATACACGCGTGGCACCCACTACTCGGTCGGGTTTGATGTG GGCCGCACCTTTGCATCCATCATTCACAGCTTTCTGGAGAAGTCGGTAACGCTGAACGAAACCTATCTGCCGCTGTTTAACACCGAAAATGGTC GTAAAATCTACGTTGACACGTACGAAAGCGTCAATAAATCATTCCCGCAGTACATCCGCGAGCTGCAGGGTATTGCGGACGGGGCCAAGGTGGAGTTCCATAAG CTGTTTTTGCTGCATATAGACGATGTCATAACCGGTGGCCAGGATGGTAACAACCAACCGATCGGTTGCTCGACCATCTGTGTCAACGAGCCCGACTGC GTTGTGCTGGGCCACACGGAGGACGCACTGTCCGAGGTGCTGAACCACTTCTATTTCGTGTCGGCCCACATCATCTCGGAGTCGCCGGAAGGCAAACACAAGGTGGTGGAGGAACGGTTCACCTCGCTCTGCTATGCCGGCCACCTGCCTGGCTACACGATGAACGCCAACCATCACGGGCTGGTCTTCTCGATCAACACGCTCAGCGCTAAAACGCTGGTCGGCGGCAAAACAC CGCGCCACTTCATTACGCGAGCCCTGCTGGCGGCGGAAAACTTCGTGCAGGCGCAAGAGATACTGCGAGACCACGGCGTCGGTGCGGCTGATGGGTGCTCCATCAACATGACGTTCCTTAG ACAGGAGGGCGACCGGTTGTTCCACAACGCGGAGATGGGGCCCGCCACCAACGGGGACGAGTCGCAGCTGAACATCTTGACCGCCAGCCCGGGCGAGCATATCATCCACGTGAACAGCTACCAGCGGTTGCCGGTACCGGAGGTGTCCGGCCTGATCATCGAGTCGAGCATCGAGCGGATGAAAACGTTCGCCAAGTACGCGCCGCCGAAGACGGTCGCGGACGTGGTGCGGATGCTGAGCGACGTGACCGCGTCCGAGCACAAGGTGTTCCGGGACCACGGCAAGAACCAGAAGGTGAAAACGATCTGCGTCGGCATTATTGATTGCATCAAGCGCACGTGGACGCTATACGCGGAGAATCCCGCGTACGTGCCGCCGCTGGTCGTGCTGCCGCTGGTGCTGAAGGATTAG